One part of the Arabidopsis thaliana chromosome 1 sequence genome encodes these proteins:
- the SCRM2 gene encoding basic helix-loop-helix (bHLH) DNA-binding superfamily protein, whose amino-acid sequence MNSDGVWLDGSGESPEVNNGEAASWVRNPDEDWFNNPPPPQHTNQNDFRFNGGFPLNPSENLLLLLQQSIDSSSSSSPLLHPFTLDAASQQQQQQQQQQEQSFLATKACIVSLLNVPTINNNTFDDFGFDSGFLGQQFHGNHQSPNSMNFTGLNHSVPDFLPAPENSSGSCGLSPLFSNRAKVLKPLQVMASSGSQPTLFQKRAAMRQSSSSKMCNSESSSEMRKSSYEREIDDTSTGIIDISGLNYESDDHNTNNNKGKKKGMPAKNLMAERRRRKKLNDRLYMLRSVVPKISKMDRASILGDAIDYLKELLQRINDLHTELESTPPSSSSLHPLTPTPQTLSYRVKEELCPSSSLPSPKGQQPRVEVRLREGKAVNIHMFCGRRPGLLLSTMRALDNLGLDVQQAVISCFNGFALDVFRAEVI is encoded by the exons ATGAACAGCGACGGTGTTTGGCTTGACGGCTCCGGTGAATCTCCGGAAGTTAATAACGGTGAAGCTGCGTCTTGGGTCAGAAACCCAGATGAAGACTGGTTCAATaacccaccaccaccacaacaCACTAATCAAAACGACTTCAGATTCAATGGTGGCTTTCCTTTAAACCCCTCAGAgaatctgcttcttcttcttcagcaatcgattgattcttcttcttcttcttctccgttaTTACATCCTTTCACACTCGACGCTGCttcacagcaacaacaacaacaacaacaacaacaggaACAGTCTTTCTTAGCTACGAAAGCTTGTATAGTTTCTCTTCTCAACGTCCCAACCATCAATAACAACACTTTCGATGACTTCGGCTTTGACTCTGGTTTCTTAGGACAACAATTCCATGGAAATCATCAATCTCCGAACTCGATGAATTTCACTGGCTTAAACCACTCAGTACCGGATTTTCTTCCAGCTCCGGAAAACAGCTCAGGATCATGTGGATTGAGTCCTCTGTTCTCAAACAGAGCAAAGGTTTTAAAACCGTTACAGGTAATGGCTTCATCTGGCTCGCAGCCAACTCTGTTTCAGAAACGAGCTGCAATGCGTCAGAGCTCGAGTAGCAAAATGTGCAATTCTGAGAGTTCTTCTGAAATGAGGAAATCGAGCTACGAGAGAGAGATTGACGATACTAGTACCGGAATCATCGATATCTCTGGATTGAATTACGAATCTGATGACCATAATACTAATAACAACAAAGGTAAGAAGAAAGGAATGCCTGCAAAGAATCTTATGgctgagagaagaagaaggaagaagcttAATGATAGGCTTTACATGCTTAGATCAGTTGTTCCCAAGATCAGCAAA ATGGATAGAGCATCAATACTTGGAGATGCTATTGATTACCTCAAAGAGCTTTTACAAAGAATCAACGATCTTCACACCGAACTTGAATCTACTCCACCGAGTTCTTCAAGCTTGCATCCGTTAACACCGACTCCACAAACGCTGTCTTACCGTGTTAAGGAAGAGTTGTGTCCATCTTCCTCCTTGCCAAGTCCTAAAGGCCAACAACCAAGA GTTGAGGTTAGATTAAGAGAAGGAAAGGCAGTGAACATACACATGTTCTGTGGACGTAGACCAGGTCTTTTACTTTCCACCATGAGAGCTTTGGATAACTTAGGATTGGATGTTCAACAAGCGGTGATTAGCTGTTTCAATGGTTTTGCTTTGGATGTTTTCCGCGCTGAGGTAATATAG
- the SCRM2 gene encoding basic helix-loop-helix (bHLH) DNA-binding superfamily protein (SCREAM 2 (SCRM2); FUNCTIONS IN: DNA binding, sequence-specific DNA binding transcription factor activity; INVOLVED IN: response to freezing, guard mother cell differentiation, regulation of transcription; LOCATED IN: nucleus; EXPRESSED IN: 20 plant structures; EXPRESSED DURING: 13 growth stages; CONTAINS InterPro DOMAIN/s: Helix-loop-helix DNA-binding domain (InterPro:IPR001092), Helix-loop-helix DNA-binding (InterPro:IPR011598); BEST Arabidopsis thaliana protein match is: basic helix-loop-helix (bHLH) DNA-binding superfamily protein (TAIR:AT3G26744.4); Has 4150 Blast hits to 4134 proteins in 202 species: Archae - 0; Bacteria - 1; Metazoa - 48; Fungi - 52; Plants - 4003; Viruses - 0; Other Eukaryotes - 46 (source: NCBI BLink).), which translates to MNSDGVWLDGSGESPEVNNGEAASWVRNPDEDWFNNPPPPQHTNQNDFRFNGGFPLNPSENLLLLLQQSIDSSSSSSPLLHPFTLDAASQQQQQQQQQQEQSFLATKACIVSLLNVPTINNNTFDDFGFDSGFLGQQFHGNHQSPNSMNFTGLNHSVPDFLPAPENSSGSCGLSPLFSNRAKVLKPLQVMASSGSQPTLFQKRAAMRQSSSSKMCNSESSSEMRKSSYEREIDDTSTGIIDISGLNYESDDHNTNNNKGKKKGMPAKNLMAERRRRKKLNDRLYMLRSVVPKISKMDRASILGDAIDYLKELLQRINDLHTELESTPPSSSSLHPLTPTPQTLSYRVKEELCPSSSLPSPKGQQPRVEVRLREGKAVNIHMFCGRRPGLLLSTMRALDNLGLDVQQAVISCFNGFALDVFRAEQCQEDHDVLPEQIKAVLLDTAGYAGLV; encoded by the exons ATGAACAGCGACGGTGTTTGGCTTGACGGCTCCGGTGAATCTCCGGAAGTTAATAACGGTGAAGCTGCGTCTTGGGTCAGAAACCCAGATGAAGACTGGTTCAATaacccaccaccaccacaacaCACTAATCAAAACGACTTCAGATTCAATGGTGGCTTTCCTTTAAACCCCTCAGAgaatctgcttcttcttcttcagcaatcgattgattcttcttcttcttcttctccgttaTTACATCCTTTCACACTCGACGCTGCttcacagcaacaacaacaacaacaacaacaacaggaACAGTCTTTCTTAGCTACGAAAGCTTGTATAGTTTCTCTTCTCAACGTCCCAACCATCAATAACAACACTTTCGATGACTTCGGCTTTGACTCTGGTTTCTTAGGACAACAATTCCATGGAAATCATCAATCTCCGAACTCGATGAATTTCACTGGCTTAAACCACTCAGTACCGGATTTTCTTCCAGCTCCGGAAAACAGCTCAGGATCATGTGGATTGAGTCCTCTGTTCTCAAACAGAGCAAAGGTTTTAAAACCGTTACAGGTAATGGCTTCATCTGGCTCGCAGCCAACTCTGTTTCAGAAACGAGCTGCAATGCGTCAGAGCTCGAGTAGCAAAATGTGCAATTCTGAGAGTTCTTCTGAAATGAGGAAATCGAGCTACGAGAGAGAGATTGACGATACTAGTACCGGAATCATCGATATCTCTGGATTGAATTACGAATCTGATGACCATAATACTAATAACAACAAAGGTAAGAAGAAAGGAATGCCTGCAAAGAATCTTATGgctgagagaagaagaaggaagaagcttAATGATAGGCTTTACATGCTTAGATCAGTTGTTCCCAAGATCAGCAAA ATGGATAGAGCATCAATACTTGGAGATGCTATTGATTACCTCAAAGAGCTTTTACAAAGAATCAACGATCTTCACACCGAACTTGAATCTACTCCACCGAGTTCTTCAAGCTTGCATCCGTTAACACCGACTCCACAAACGCTGTCTTACCGTGTTAAGGAAGAGTTGTGTCCATCTTCCTCCTTGCCAAGTCCTAAAGGCCAACAACCAAGA GTTGAGGTTAGATTAAGAGAAGGAAAGGCAGTGAACATACACATGTTCTGTGGACGTAGACCAGGTCTTTTACTTTCCACCATGAGAGCTTTGGATAACTTAGGATTGGATGTTCAACAAGCGGTGATTAGCTGTTTCAATGGTTTTGCTTTGGATGTTTTCCGCGCTGAG CAATGTCAAGAAGACCATGACGTGTTACCTGAACAAATCAAAGCAGTGCTTTTAGATACAGCAGGTTACgctggtttggtttga
- the SCRM2 gene encoding basic helix-loop-helix (bHLH) DNA-binding superfamily protein: protein MNSDGVWLDGSGESPEVNNGEAASWVRNPDEDWFNNPPPPQHTNQNDFRFNGGFPLNPSENLLLLLQQSIDSSSSSSPLLHPFTLDAASQQQQQQQQQQEQSFLATKACIVSLLNVPTINNNTFDDFGFDSGFLGQQFHGNHQSPNSMNFTGLNHSVPDFLPAPENSSGSCGLSPLFSNRAKVLKPLQVMASSGSQPTLFQKRAAMRQSSSSKMCNSESSSEMRKSSYEREIDDTSTGIIDISGLNYESDDHNTNNNKGKKKGMPAKNLMAERRRRKKLNDRLYMLRSVVPKISKVTKKILPFFSLFSLITSCVTNFGLQM, encoded by the coding sequence ATGAACAGCGACGGTGTTTGGCTTGACGGCTCCGGTGAATCTCCGGAAGTTAATAACGGTGAAGCTGCGTCTTGGGTCAGAAACCCAGATGAAGACTGGTTCAATaacccaccaccaccacaacaCACTAATCAAAACGACTTCAGATTCAATGGTGGCTTTCCTTTAAACCCCTCAGAgaatctgcttcttcttcttcagcaatcgattgattcttcttcttcttcttctccgttaTTACATCCTTTCACACTCGACGCTGCttcacagcaacaacaacaacaacaacaacaacaggaACAGTCTTTCTTAGCTACGAAAGCTTGTATAGTTTCTCTTCTCAACGTCCCAACCATCAATAACAACACTTTCGATGACTTCGGCTTTGACTCTGGTTTCTTAGGACAACAATTCCATGGAAATCATCAATCTCCGAACTCGATGAATTTCACTGGCTTAAACCACTCAGTACCGGATTTTCTTCCAGCTCCGGAAAACAGCTCAGGATCATGTGGATTGAGTCCTCTGTTCTCAAACAGAGCAAAGGTTTTAAAACCGTTACAGGTAATGGCTTCATCTGGCTCGCAGCCAACTCTGTTTCAGAAACGAGCTGCAATGCGTCAGAGCTCGAGTAGCAAAATGTGCAATTCTGAGAGTTCTTCTGAAATGAGGAAATCGAGCTACGAGAGAGAGATTGACGATACTAGTACCGGAATCATCGATATCTCTGGATTGAATTACGAATCTGATGACCATAATACTAATAACAACAAAGGTAAGAAGAAAGGAATGCCTGCAAAGAATCTTATGgctgagagaagaagaaggaagaagcttAATGATAGGCTTTACATGCTTAGATCAGTTGTTCCCAAGATCAGCAAAGTAACCAAAaagattcttccttttttctctttgttctcCTTAATAACTTCTTGTGTCACTAATTTTGGGTTGCAAATGTAG